The Pirellulaceae bacterium genomic sequence GCTGAAACAAGACTGGACAGCTAAGGGTGAAGGCCAAGGCGGCCAGCCAACTCGCAGCGACGGAAACTTGCAACGTCCTGGCGAGTCGCAGTATTCCGCAGACCGACACTATAAAATGCACGAGCACGAATAGGCCAAACCGTTGCGATAGACCAAATCCAGGAATCAACCACACGAGTCGCAACGGATAATACAGTTGCCAAGTCGGCTGACCCGCAACAGATGTTCCAAGTCCTTCAGCGGCATTCCATTTTGGAAAATACTCGCCGCGCTGATAACACTGATCCAGCCAGTGATACTGCGGGTAATAAAAGTGATACCCATCCCGAAAGGCCGGTACGTGCGACTGCGCCCAGAAGGGACAGAGAACCCAAGCAAATGCGGCAACCAAGACTGGCCAAACCCATCGTTGATGCCAATGGCAACTGAATGCTTTTACCAACATGGTGTTGCTATGGGGCGGAGCGAGGTGTTTGCTGCTGCTCCTGCTGCAATGCTACCCATATCGTGTCCCGATGGGCCGAGAGACAAACCCGTAGGAGTCAAGTGTTAGTAGCAACCTCCCGCGAACAGGTGCCTACCGCGTAGCACCGGTGACGCGCTGTAGCGCTCGAGCCCGTTGCATGGCGCGACGGCGCGCAGTCACTTGGTCGGGTTGATCTTGTGGCATCGTGATGGCGGCATCGTTGGCTGCAGCCGCCATCTGTGAATTGATTTGGCTCACAGGAGTAACTCGCTCCGTGAGAATCGAAACCACGTTATTGCTGACCTGCACGAGGCCTTCTTCGACAAAGTATTGTTCGGTCGCCGCAGCGCCGTGAATCCTCAGCACGCCGTAACCCAATCGTCCAACCAGTGGGCTATGACCTTTCAGAATCCCCAATTCGCCGTCATACAACGGAACGGTAACCGAAGTTGCGCGGACATCAACTTCGGTCTTTTCGGGCGTGACTATGACGCACTGTAGTTCACTCATGACCTGGCTCCAGGGAATGTTTAGCGATCGGCAGGCGACAATTTCGCAGATGCCAGAATTGTCGCTTACTTACTGGCCATCTTCTTGGCTTGTTCTTCGGCCTGCTCGATAGCACCCACGTACATGAAGGCTTGTTCGGGCAAATGATCCCACTTGCCATCGCAAATTTCTTCAAAGCTGCGGATCGTATCCGAGATGGTGGTGATTTCGCCGGGACGGCCGATGAATTTTTCTGCGACCAAGAACGGTTGCGACAGGAACCGCTCGATCCGCCGAGCTCGATGCACAACCATCTTGTCGTCTTCACTCAGTTCGTCGACACCTAGAATGGCGATAATATCCTGCAGTTCGCGGTAGCGCTGCAGTGTGGTTTGCACGCGGCGTGCAATCGCATAATGCCGCTCGCCAACGTACTGGGGATCCAGGATACGGCTATTCGAAGCCAGCGGATCGATGGCCGGATAGATGCCCTTTTCGGAGATGGCGCGTTCCAGATAAATGAAGGCATCCAACTGACCGAA encodes the following:
- the atpC gene encoding ATP synthase F1 subunit epsilon, which codes for MSELQCVIVTPEKTEVDVRATSVTVPLYDGELGILKGHSPLVGRLGYGVLRIHGAAATEQYFVEEGLVQVSNNVVSILTERVTPVSQINSQMAAAANDAAITMPQDQPDQVTARRRAMQRARALQRVTGATR